One Ensifer adhaerens genomic window, TGCGCTTGGCGACGGCCTGCGCGATGCCATCGACCCCTATTGAGGAGGACGCTTCATGACAGAAACAATCGACGTCCTCGCCGCCGCTGCTGCTGAGCGCAAGGACCTTTCCGAACGCTCCGGCCAACCGATCATCGACGCCCGCAACGTCGCGGTCCGTTTCAAGGTCGAGCATGGCACGGTGGAGGCGGTGAAGGACGTGTCCTTCCAGCTCTACCGCGGCGAGACCATCGCCATCGTCGGCGAATCCGGGTCGGGCAAATCGGTAACGGCCCGCAGCGTCATGGGGCTGCTGTCGAAACGCGCTACCATCGCCCCGCAATCGCGCATCGAATATGACGGTAGAGACGTGCTCAAATTCTCCCCACGCGAACGTCGCGGTTTGCGCGGCAATCGGCTGGCGATGATCTTCCAGGAGCCGATGAGTTCACTGAACCCGGTGTACACAGTGGGCACGCAGATCATCGAGGCGATCAGGGCGCACCGCAGGATGAGCCGACGCGCCGCGACCGAGCGGGCGCTCGAACTGTTGCGCCATGTGAAGATCCCGGATCCGGAGCTCAGGATCAACCAGTATCCGCACCAGCTCTCCGGCGGCCAGCGCCAGCGGGTGATGATCGCGATGGCGCTTGCCAATAATCCTGATGTGCTGATCGCCGACGAGCCGACGACGGCGCTCGACGTCACGGTCCAGGCGCAGATCCTCAACCTGATCCGCGACCTGCAGCGCGAGCTCGGCATGGCGGTGATCCTGATCACCCACGACCTGACGGTGGTGCGGCAATTCTCGGATTACGTCTATGTCATGCAGTATGGCGAGGTGAAGGAGCACAACACGACGGCTGCGCTCTTTGCCAACCCTTTGCATGCCTACACGAAACGGCTGCTCTCGTCGGAACCGTCTGGCGCCGCGAGGCCACTGCCCGACAATGCGCCGATCATGCTTGACGGACGGGATGTGAAAGTTTCCTTCATGCTGAAGAAGGGCGGCCTGTTCCGGTCCGAGTTTTCCGAGCTCGTTGCGGTGGACAAGCTCAGCCTCAATTTGCGCAAGCACGAGACGCTCGGGTTGGTTGGCGAATCCGGCTCCGGCAAGACCACCTTCGGCCAGGCGCTGATCCGGCTACTCAATGCCGATGGCGGCGAAATCTTTTTCGACGGCATCCCGATCCACGACAAGGACCGCACCGCCATGCGGCCTCTGCGCTCGCGCATCCAGATCGTCTTCCAGGACCCTTTTGCGTCTCTTAACCCGCGCATGTCGATCGGCCAGATCATCGAGGAAGGCCTGGTCGTCAACGGCATCGGCCAG contains:
- a CDS encoding ABC transporter ATP-binding protein is translated as MTETIDVLAAAAAERKDLSERSGQPIIDARNVAVRFKVEHGTVEAVKDVSFQLYRGETIAIVGESGSGKSVTARSVMGLLSKRATIAPQSRIEYDGRDVLKFSPRERRGLRGNRLAMIFQEPMSSLNPVYTVGTQIIEAIRAHRRMSRRAATERALELLRHVKIPDPELRINQYPHQLSGGQRQRVMIAMALANNPDVLIADEPTTALDVTVQAQILNLIRDLQRELGMAVILITHDLTVVRQFSDYVYVMQYGEVKEHNTTAALFANPLHAYTKRLLSSEPSGAARPLPDNAPIMLDGRDVKVSFMLKKGGLFRSEFSELVAVDKLSLNLRKHETLGLVGESGSGKTTFGQALIRLLNADGGEIFFDGIPIHDKDRTAMRPLRSRIQIVFQDPFASLNPRMSIGQIIEEGLVVNGIGQNRKERVERVVDALVAAGMPGNILSRFPHEFSGGQRQRIAIARAIALEPEFILLDEPTSALDLSVQAQIIELLRKLQDERGLSYLFISHDLKVVRALCHRVVVMQDGKIVEEGPVSEILSNPKTAYTERLVRAAFDVAA